TCCAAAGTAGTTGAGTTAAAATCAAATCTCGACAATGCGGTTGAAGCAAGATTCAAAGATCATGACCGCAGGCTTTCTTCGCTTGAGTCTAATCAACGATGGGTTTCTCTTGCGGTGATAGGCGCTTGCCTAACTGCAGTAATGACGATCATATTGAAATAGTAAACGAGCCACCTTCTAAATTGAGGGTGGTTTTCCTTCGTTTATATGCATTATTTACATATGAGGAGGTATATCATGAAAAAAAAATTATGGTTTTAGGTCTATTAGTTCTGACAATAAGTCCTATTGGTATCAACGAAACTTCGGCAGATGAGTCCACATTCGTTAGCGAATTAAGACTAGGCTCAGCAAAAAATACCTCGCCGGCAACTGGTGTGGTGAAGGTTGCATCTAATAATGCATACACATATTCAAGCTATAGCGGTGGAGCGAGAGTTAAAAAACTTCCAATTCAAACCGAATGGCTAGTTCATGAAGAAGCATACGACAGTACTGGACAAAGATGGTATCGTGTATCGAATAACGAGTGGATTAAATGGACTGATATCACAATTGTATATTTGGAAACTATCACTAGTGGCGTAATCAAGGTTAATCACCCAACCCCAATAGCAACCTGGACTAGTTATTTCGACCACAGAACTGTCGTAGGGTACATCCCATCAAACACAAAATGGAAGTATGATAAAGTTGCAACTTTTAATGGAATGGCTTGGTTTCGAATTGCTCATAATAATGTCACTGGGATCAGTCAATGGGTTCCAATGATTTATGTTAACGTAGAATACTAGATAAGAAAAGCGCAAATCGCGCTTTTTTCTTCTTTTTGCTAGTAATAGATTAGCAACAAGTCTTTGTAATTTTAAAATAATTGAAGGACTTTTCAGGTGCGATTAGTTTTATGAATAACTTTATACTGAGGTGATCATATGCAAATCGGAAAATATGTAATCAACGACAGACCTATCACTCACATCGACTGCAGCCACAGAAAAATATACATTCACCATAACAATGGACTTACTTAGTGCTATACTTCGTTGAAATCATTTGAATCAGATACGTTCATACGCGTCTCACACCAATCTTAGTAAATTGCGGCAGAGTCTCACATTATGATGGTCATAAAATAATCATGGATGATGGCACAGTTCTCTATGCATCTAGGTCGATGCGAAATAAAATATATACTGTAAAAGGGTAAGGAGTATATAAACACACTAATAAATTGTAAGTATCGAGTCCTATCCAATAAATATTACTTCAATTTCATTGACATGACCCTTTCATAAAGCAGGCTTTTGATATGATTGAGTTATTACATCAAACAACACACAAGCAAGACTCACACAAACTCTTTCTACCTTGGTTTTTAAATTGGTTTAGATTACAAATATTATTAAGATTGTAAGCTCAAGTTTACACCGATATTATAAATATAGTACACTAAAATCAAAAAAATATAGGGCTTGCATTACTATTTCTCTTTGATATGTTTTAAATACAAGAGGGGAAGAAGTAGTAGGGGGTTAATTGTAGAATAATTACTAATCAAAAGATAAGGAGAATAATTACGAAGAGATTATTGAAGTCAATTGTTCTATTTGGTTTTTCTATTTTTGATGATGGTCCGTGCAATTGTGCCGATTGATGCGAATGAGGATTATGTTCCAGAAGGATTTAAAGAAGCAACAGAAGAAGAAAAGCTTCAATACAGAGAAGAGGGAACAGAAGATATTCAATTCATTCAACAAGTGTACAATGATAACAAATTTACACAGGAGTATTTGGACTCAAAACCTAAGACATGGACCGGAATTTACGATCCACAAAAAGAAATAGATTATCGTACAGCATTCAGTTCTGTAACGTGGTTGGTGAGTGGTGGTCAAAAATCTCTTAGTATTACAATCAAAAGTAGCTATTACATCGGGTAAAAGAGAGATCTTGGGTTGCACTCTATTATTAACGTGCAAATGATTATAATTGGGTTGTTGCAAGACGAACCAATTCTACTTCAGATGCCAGTATGTATGATCAGTATGTGTGCCACGCAGATTGGCCAAGAGCTTAAAAAAACTTGGAATCTAGAGCCTCGGAGAGCAAACTTAGGATATTGGGGGTTTGTCGGTGTAGGGTGCAACGGATAGTTTAAAAGAGATATTCATTTTTGAGTATCTCTTTAAAATGAAATTAATATGTCAATTACTAATGTTAATATTCCCAAAACGAAAGAAGGAAAGAATACCTTGTTTAACATTACGATAGTTGCGTCCAACCATGTGATGAGGTCGAATGAATCGGTACCGACCTTTTGAATAGTCGTGTTAGACCACGCAAAGGTGACTAAAGCAACTAAAAAAAATAGAGACAAAAGCCTAATTCTTTTCATTTCATAGCTCTCCGTGTACGTAAACCATAGATGATTTTAGATGGAAAGGCAATAAATCTAACACGCACAAATAAACTCAGTTCTTCAAGAAGCATTCCTGAAGTCTAAGACTATATTTATTCTAAGACTATATCTATACAGTTGAAGTTCAGGGATAACGTAGATTGCTTGTATGGTGACCGTGTAGGTAAGTTTGAAGACTTTGCAGATGAGGAATACTTATATCTCGGCGATGAAGCGATTGATTGGGCGGATATTATACACATTAGGATAGTGGAATAAGCGATTTACTGATTGCCCCAAAATTGCCCGTTTATACAAACAAATACATATTCATAAGAAACTAGGGGAACATCATATGTGGTTATGACACACTTATGAGTCACTCAAATAATGTAATGACAATTTCATTGCACTTTACTACAATGCATAAAAACGTTGCCTGTCAGGCGTACCGCATCTATACTATTGAATGATGGGTTAAGCATTGTAGAAAGATATTAAGCGGAGATAGAACTAAATTTATTGTAGAGGAGTTTTGCATGACATTTTGGGTTAAAGCAAAGAAATATTTACTAAATACCGAAAGAAATTGAATAACTCAAAACTTGAGCAATTGTATAAAACGCGTTTACTGAGAAAGTGGTTTTTTGAACAGTTTTTGAATGATTATGGAATAAATCTAGTCGATGTTAGCTCAATGGATAATTAACTTCGATATTTTTCTAGACATCTATATAGTTTATCCTTTGTATGCGTTTAGGTATGCTAAAACAATAAAAAGCCCACTTTAAAGTGGGGTGAAATGTATAATGGCAGGGATAGTAGGATTCGAACCCACATTAACGGTGTTGGAGACCGTTGCTCTACCGTTGAACTATATCCCTGTGTATTCGCAAAGCCATTACTGGGGTCAACTGCTCACAAATAATATCATAGTCTTATATCAATTTCAACATGTATTTGCTATAATGTTTCAAGAGGTACAAACTATGAAAACTATAATGGACGAAAGTGCAATTAATCGCTCATTAATTCGCATGACACATGAAATTATCGAAAGAAATAAAGGTCTTGAAAAGGTTGTTTTATTGGGTATTGAGACTCGTGGTGCAACACTGGCGTTTCGAATGGCTCGTTTAATGCAACAATTTGAGCACATCAATGTTCCTGTGGCATCCCTTGATGTCAGTTATTGGCGCGATGATTTAAAGTCTAAAGACCAGGCTTTTAAATTGCCGATTAGTGTGCAAGACCGAATTGTTGTTATTGTGGACGATGTTTTATTTAAAGGTCGTACAGTACGTGCTGCTATGGATGGGATTGTTTATAATGGACGACCACAACAAATCCAACTTGCTGTCTTAGTAGATCGTGGTCATCGTGAATTACCGATTCGTGCCGATATTGTGGGTAAGAACATCCCGACGTCGATTGATGAATCTGTAAAAGTAAAGTTAAATGAAGTTGATGGGGAAGAGTGCGTAACATTGCTATAAGGAGACTCATTCATGAGTCTCTATTTTTAAAATCATGACAAGGAGAACGAACATGAGAATTGGATTGTTTACAGATACCTATACTCCCGATATTAATGGTGTTGTTACATCAATCGTTACACTACAAGTTGCATTGGAGAGACAGGGACACACAGTTTTTATTATCACCAACCAACCCTCAATATTGAATACGAGTTATGAGAATAATGTTTTAAGGCTGCCAGGTATTGAATTGAAGTTCTTGTATGGTTATGTACTGAGCAGCCCCCTTCATATCCAAGCACTATCTGTGATCAAGGAAATGGGTTTGGATGTGATTCATGTACATTCAGAATTTGGGGTGGGGATGTTTGCGCGTATTGTTGCTAAGAATCTTCATCTTCCTTTGGTCTCGACATACCATACGACTTATGAAGATTACACCCACTATGTAAACCTTTTGGGACTAAAATCGGTCGATCATATTTCGAGAATTGCGGTAGCCAAGATGAGCCGCATGTTTACCAAAACGGCTCAGGTTATTATTGCCCCTTCGGAGAAAACAAAGAAGATGCTCTTGGGTTATGATATCAAAAAAGAGATTGCCGTAATTCCGACTGGATTGGATTTACAGCGATTTGCAAATCGCGATGAAGCTGCGCTTGCAGCCATTAAGGACCGGTTCAATCTTCATGATACTCCGTTATTTGTCTATATTGGTCGTTTAGCAAAAGAGAAGAGTATCGATGTTGTTATTCGTGGTTTTAAAGAGTTGATGAATCGTAATATCAATGCGAAATTATTAATTGTTGGTGGTGGTCCTTCTGCGGACGAATTAAAGGATTTAACAAAGGATTTAAATATTGCTGAAC
The window above is part of the Erysipelothrix sp. HDW6C genome. Proteins encoded here:
- the pyrR gene encoding bifunctional pyr operon transcriptional regulator/uracil phosphoribosyltransferase PyrR, with amino-acid sequence MKTIMDESAINRSLIRMTHEIIERNKGLEKVVLLGIETRGATLAFRMARLMQQFEHINVPVASLDVSYWRDDLKSKDQAFKLPISVQDRIVVIVDDVLFKGRTVRAAMDGIVYNGRPQQIQLAVLVDRGHRELPIRADIVGKNIPTSIDESVKVKLNEVDGEECVTLL